From the genome of Halorussus caseinilyticus, one region includes:
- a CDS encoding DUF6338 family protein — MPITAETLILAALLIAPGFIAVLLGITLGVVEQKIDRDIFYLTSFVSSILIDITFIWIGQQTGKIINSQNAIRGVFFGPDRFYIESAVTLFILSCAFGLVYAITLTTNFPHQVRSKLGSWMSHQRNPWQPWEGGLRNAEQVMVELKNGKDISGILTEYSRVGRERQLVLAYPVYIDFEDKPSREKTILTEEQIRAVHVMTTREREGILDKIKYFLSNFQFCSCDESSE, encoded by the coding sequence ATGCCGATAACTGCGGAAACGCTGATACTCGCGGCCTTATTGATCGCTCCCGGTTTTATTGCTGTACTTCTTGGTATCACGCTAGGAGTGGTTGAGCAAAAAATCGACCGCGATATATTCTATCTTACAAGTTTCGTCTCTAGTATACTAATAGATATTACATTCATTTGGATCGGTCAGCAGACAGGGAAAATAATTAATAGTCAGAATGCAATTCGTGGCGTCTTCTTCGGTCCAGATAGGTTTTATATTGAGTCAGCCGTCACCTTATTCATTCTTTCATGTGCTTTTGGCCTTGTCTACGCAATCACACTCACAACAAATTTCCCACACCAAGTTCGCTCGAAACTTGGCTCTTGGATGAGTCATCAGCGGAATCCGTGGCAACCTTGGGAAGGAGGTCTTCGAAATGCCGAGCAAGTCATGGTAGAACTCAAGAATGGAAAGGATATTTCCGGCATACTTACCGAGTATAGCCGAGTTGGGAGAGAGCGCCAGCTTGTACTCGCATATCCAGTCTATATCGATTTTGAGGATAAACCCTCCCGAGAGAAAACAATTCTCACTGAGGAGCAAATCAGGGCCGTCCATGTAATGACGACACGAGAACGAGAGGGTATTTTAGACAAAATAAAATATTTTCTTTCAAATTTCCAATTTTGTTCTTGCGATGAAAGCTCTGAGTAG
- a CDS encoding DUF7124 domain-containing protein, producing the protein MNGSGDMTLAFELSALEELAKPGTVFEDARRWSKYVGVVSDKPTYVVTNFTRKNRIRQDFFSGPKGKGESLESVREQFDTDRHVFVGTTDDDRELADEYEWEFLDVTEAAEAAEWQLADEVDDDEQAAEEDQRDDWP; encoded by the coding sequence ATGAACGGAAGCGGCGACATGACCCTCGCCTTCGAACTCTCCGCGCTGGAGGAGTTGGCCAAACCCGGCACGGTGTTCGAAGACGCCCGCAGGTGGAGCAAGTACGTCGGCGTCGTCTCGGACAAGCCCACCTACGTCGTGACGAACTTCACCCGGAAGAACCGCATCCGGCAGGACTTCTTCTCCGGACCGAAGGGGAAAGGCGAGAGTCTCGAAAGCGTCCGCGAGCAGTTCGACACCGACCGCCACGTCTTCGTCGGCACGACCGACGACGACCGGGAACTCGCCGACGAGTACGAGTGGGAGTTCTTAGACGTGACCGAGGCGGCAGAGGCCGCCGAGTGGCAACTCGCCGACGAGGTGGACGACGACGAGCAAGCGGCCGAAGAGGACCAGCGCGACGACTGGCCCTGA
- a CDS encoding DUF7120 family protein, which translates to MPQLEITLSDDVDMQIDQLVSQEEFVDRQEALEEVLSLGIKEYQTTMESNTRDEMEFADEMMETTERSLGDEDEGYRF; encoded by the coding sequence ATGCCTCAGCTCGAAATTACTCTGTCGGACGACGTGGACATGCAGATAGACCAGTTGGTCTCCCAAGAGGAGTTCGTGGACCGCCAAGAGGCCCTCGAAGAGGTCCTGTCGCTCGGTATCAAGGAGTACCAGACCACGATGGAGAGCAACACCCGCGACGAGATGGAGTTCGCCGACGAGATGATGGAGACGACCGAACGCTCGCTCGGCGACGAAGACGAAGGCTACCGGTTCTAA
- a CDS encoding diacylglycerol/lipid kinase family protein: MPDVGRGPTGEATIADDGDPSDRILVLNPVSGNGSHAERVRKSADDAGFTVLETQASGEGVEFGRLAAAAGADLVAAAGGDGTVNEVLRGLDAADALDDVTFGVVPAGTGNNFAGNVGIEGIDHAFDVLAEGERRRIDVATADGERFLNSCIAGLTAEASASASPELKARLGVLAYVLNGLRAVTEFEGLPLAVEASCPGTEKTWTGDAVMVLVGNARRFPARGRSQANCEDGLLELTIVERSPPTNLLQEAAIHRLFGEETEHVTNLFASELRVDVRRDDPVGFSFDGETGTHGSLTMETGERTVELAVGETYEPTPE; this comes from the coding sequence ATGCCCGATGTTGGGCGGGGGCCCACGGGTGAGGCGACTATCGCCGACGACGGCGACCCGAGCGACCGAATACTCGTTCTCAACCCGGTCAGCGGGAACGGGAGTCACGCCGAACGGGTCCGGAAGTCGGCCGACGACGCCGGATTCACCGTGTTGGAGACCCAAGCCAGCGGCGAAGGCGTCGAGTTCGGCCGACTCGCGGCGGCGGCCGGTGCGGACCTCGTAGCGGCGGCGGGCGGCGACGGAACCGTCAACGAAGTTCTCCGGGGTCTCGACGCGGCAGACGCGTTAGACGACGTGACCTTCGGTGTCGTCCCGGCCGGGACCGGAAACAACTTCGCCGGGAACGTCGGCATAGAGGGCATCGACCACGCCTTCGACGTTCTCGCCGAGGGCGAACGCCGCCGCATCGACGTGGCGACTGCCGACGGCGAACGCTTTCTGAACTCCTGCATCGCGGGGTTGACCGCCGAAGCCAGCGCCTCGGCTTCGCCGGAGTTGAAGGCCCGACTCGGCGTGTTGGCCTACGTACTCAACGGTCTCCGAGCGGTCACGGAGTTCGAGGGCCTCCCGCTTGCGGTCGAGGCCAGTTGCCCGGGGACCGAGAAGACGTGGACGGGCGACGCCGTGATGGTACTGGTCGGCAACGCTCGCAGGTTCCCCGCACGGGGTCGGTCGCAGGCCAACTGCGAGGACGGACTGCTGGAGTTGACAATCGTCGAGCGGTCGCCCCCGACGAACCTGCTACAGGAGGCGGCGATTCACCGACTGTTCGGCGAGGAGACCGAACACGTCACCAACCTCTTCGCGTCGGAACTGCGGGTCGACGTTCGACGCGACGACCCGGTGGGGTTCAGTTTCGACGGCGAAACCGGGACTCACGGGTCGCTGACGATGGAGACCGGCGAGCGAACGGTGGAACTCGCCGTCGGCGAGACCTACGAACCGACTCCGGAGTGA
- the carA gene encoding glutamine-hydrolyzing carbamoyl-phosphate synthase small subunit yields the protein MSAAYVALEGGSVVEARCRAPGTSHGELVFTTAYTGYEESLTDPSYEEQVLTFSYPLIGNYGVRRERFEDDRVHPRAVVARELTDDVAEWLESEDVPAVDRLDTRDLVGQIREGGAMKCGISAGPDASPEKAKDALADCPGMSDHTDIGAQVSVSRRKTYEGGDGPDVALVDCGAKGSITESLLERDATVHVLPYDVTPEEVADLDPDVLFLSNGPGDPANFEAAQSLVEEFVGEVPLAGICLGQQIVARALGGTTEKMDFGHRGVNQPVRDLRTDKVVMTTQNHGYTVADPGDLEVTQVNVNDDTPEGLESDDLRVLTRQYHPEANPGPHDTLGFFDDVVEMAGNECRTPVAAD from the coding sequence ATGTCGGCCGCATACGTCGCACTGGAGGGGGGCAGCGTCGTGGAGGCTCGCTGTCGCGCTCCGGGCACGTCCCACGGGGAACTGGTATTCACTACTGCGTACACGGGCTACGAAGAGAGCCTGACGGACCCGTCCTACGAGGAACAGGTCCTGACGTTCTCGTACCCGCTCATCGGTAACTACGGAGTCCGGCGCGAGCGATTCGAGGACGACCGCGTTCACCCGCGCGCGGTCGTCGCGCGGGAACTCACCGACGACGTGGCCGAATGGCTCGAATCCGAGGACGTTCCCGCGGTGGACCGCCTCGACACCCGCGACCTCGTGGGCCAGATTCGAGAGGGCGGCGCGATGAAGTGCGGCATCTCGGCCGGTCCCGACGCCTCGCCCGAGAAGGCCAAGGACGCGCTGGCGGACTGTCCGGGCATGAGCGACCACACGGACATCGGCGCGCAGGTCAGCGTCTCCCGGCGCAAGACCTACGAGGGCGGCGACGGACCCGACGTTGCGCTCGTGGACTGCGGCGCGAAGGGGAGCATCACCGAGTCACTGCTCGAACGCGACGCGACGGTCCACGTCCTGCCCTACGACGTGACGCCCGAGGAAGTCGCCGACTTGGACCCCGACGTACTCTTCCTCTCGAACGGTCCCGGCGACCCTGCGAACTTCGAAGCCGCCCAGTCGCTCGTCGAGGAGTTCGTCGGGGAAGTCCCCTTGGCGGGCATCTGCCTCGGCCAGCAAATCGTCGCGCGTGCGCTCGGGGGCACGACCGAGAAGATGGACTTCGGCCACCGCGGGGTCAACCAACCGGTTCGGGACCTCCGGACCGACAAGGTGGTCATGACCACCCAGAACCACGGCTACACGGTCGCCGACCCCGGAGACCTCGAAGTCACGCAGGTCAACGTCAACGACGACACGCCCGAAGGACTGGAGAGCGACGACCTGCGAGTCCTGACTCGCCAGTACCACCCCGAGGCGAACCCCGGCCCGCACGACACGCTCGGATTCTTCGACGATGTGGTGGAGATGGCGGGAAACGAGTGTCGAACGCCCGTCGCCGCTGACTGA
- a CDS encoding CehA/McbA family metallohydrolase codes for MYTVDLHAHTRFFHGHRRAADYYDPVGVRLLAGTAELRGLDGVALTNHDYFRAFDIGDSGPDGRFAGTIPGIEVTTTHGHVLVVGPDPPRETDPGDLSPEEAVELAHDRGCAAIVAHPYRNSTVREVGADFDAIEVNGKHPRTGEWVRRLADRNDLPLVGGSDAHYPVEVGRAYTEIDADEFSPEAVVSAIRDGRVRPQVDRSPFNRALRTLYRRVHEEKGYLQRPEWLETPGVGEPPK; via the coding sequence GTGTACACGGTTGACCTACACGCCCACACGCGATTCTTCCACGGCCACCGGCGGGCGGCCGACTACTACGACCCGGTGGGGGTCCGTCTGCTGGCCGGGACCGCCGAACTGCGGGGACTCGACGGGGTGGCGCTGACCAACCACGACTACTTCCGGGCGTTCGACATCGGCGACTCCGGGCCGGACGGCCGGTTCGCGGGGACGATTCCGGGCATCGAGGTGACGACCACTCACGGCCACGTCCTCGTGGTCGGGCCGGACCCCCCGCGAGAGACCGACCCCGGCGACCTCTCGCCCGAAGAAGCGGTCGAACTCGCCCACGACCGAGGGTGTGCGGCCATCGTCGCCCACCCCTACCGCAACAGCACCGTCCGAGAGGTGGGGGCCGACTTCGACGCCATCGAAGTCAACGGGAAACACCCCCGGACCGGGGAGTGGGTCCGGAGACTGGCCGACCGCAACGACCTGCCGCTGGTCGGCGGGAGCGACGCCCACTATCCGGTCGAGGTGGGTCGGGCCTACACCGAAATCGACGCCGACGAGTTCTCGCCCGAGGCCGTCGTCTCGGCGATTCGGGACGGACGGGTCAGGCCGCAGGTCGACCGTAGCCCGTTCAATAGGGCGCTTCGGACGCTCTACCGGCGGGTTCACGAGGAGAAGGGGTACCTCCAGCGACCCGAGTGGTTGGAGACGCCGGGCGTGGGCGAACCGCCGAAGTGA
- a CDS encoding DUF6149 family protein, with product MKINQNVRHFASRKALELPVVSDLVKDKLVDLHTRIFLEKADERHREERRERLDAFFDATMDTYLAALQAGAPEAEAREITHIQANFDFYNHGWTEMMEFPSDELDDHYDRYAEFFERHGIAIEDPLGEFMPAGGIPDAPSTPEKLEEPEHPYAEGGFADDVYVEGPDGEIRVGGQDEPEEVDLTDAPGVSDEDAEA from the coding sequence ATGAAGATAAACCAGAACGTCCGCCACTTCGCGTCCCGGAAGGCGCTGGAACTGCCGGTGGTCTCGGACCTCGTGAAGGACAAGCTCGTGGACCTACACACGCGTATCTTCCTAGAGAAGGCCGACGAGCGACACCGCGAGGAGCGCCGCGAGCGACTCGACGCCTTCTTCGACGCCACGATGGACACCTACCTCGCGGCGCTACAGGCCGGTGCGCCCGAGGCCGAGGCCCGCGAAATCACCCACATTCAAGCCAATTTCGACTTCTACAACCACGGCTGGACCGAGATGATGGAGTTCCCGAGCGACGAACTCGACGACCACTACGACCGCTACGCCGAGTTCTTCGAGCGCCACGGCATCGCCATCGAGGACCCCCTCGGCGAGTTCATGCCCGCGGGCGGGATTCCCGATGCGCCCTCGACGCCCGAGAAGTTGGAGGAGCCGGAGCATCCCTACGCTGAGGGTGGATTTGCGGACGACGTTTACGTCGAGGGACCTGATGGTGAGATTCGGGTCGGCGGGCAGGACGAACCCGAGGAAGTGGACCTGACGGACGCGCCCGGCGTGAGCGACGAGGACGCCGAGGCGTAA
- a CDS encoding NAD(P)/FAD-dependent oxidoreductase gives MKGVVGGGIAGLAAAYRLQQHGHDVQVFEASDQIGGLAAVYETAGDPVEKFYHHLSASEETIVDLIEKLGLEERLEWPIGKNAYYWDGTVYPMDKPWEILAYPHMSVYDKFRLTMLTQEIDVRGGVPKFDTYENLEDFEDVAIEDFLREHTSNGVYEGFFEPLLDAKFGDRKDDVSAAWLLGRIKFRGERDLLRGEPLGYLEGGFGQLLDALVEEVGRENITTNARVTDLDLEDGGVSEMTVEVADGEPVSEQAQAEAADGGTATETHAVDDVVVAAMPNVLEDLTGYPCEIDFQGAVCALVTMDEALTDTYWLNVAHDAPFGALIEHTNYMPPENYGGDHLLYVASYIQDYEEDLWQMEEEEVRDLWLGHVEEMFPDWDRSHVEEFRLAKNPRAAPIYERGYLDMVIPYDLGEEVADGLYYAGMASRAQYPERSLNGGIVAGYECADRIAGRKEVVSPE, from the coding sequence ATGAAAGGTGTCGTCGGTGGGGGAATCGCGGGTCTCGCGGCCGCCTACCGCCTCCAGCAACACGGTCACGACGTGCAGGTGTTCGAAGCCAGCGACCAAATCGGCGGACTCGCCGCCGTGTACGAGACGGCGGGCGACCCAGTAGAGAAGTTCTACCACCACCTCTCGGCCTCCGAAGAGACCATCGTGGACCTCATCGAGAAGTTGGGTCTCGAAGAGCGTCTGGAGTGGCCAATCGGCAAGAACGCCTACTACTGGGACGGCACGGTCTACCCGATGGACAAACCGTGGGAGATTCTGGCCTACCCCCACATGAGCGTCTACGACAAGTTCCGCCTCACGATGCTCACGCAGGAAATCGACGTTCGAGGCGGGGTTCCGAAGTTCGACACCTACGAGAATCTGGAGGACTTCGAGGACGTTGCCATCGAGGACTTCCTTCGCGAACACACCTCCAACGGCGTCTACGAGGGATTCTTCGAACCCCTGCTGGACGCCAAGTTCGGCGACCGCAAAGACGACGTGAGCGCGGCGTGGTTGCTCGGGCGCATCAAGTTCCGGGGCGAGCGCGACCTGCTCCGGGGCGAACCGCTGGGCTACCTCGAAGGCGGGTTCGGGCAGTTGCTCGACGCTCTCGTGGAGGAAGTCGGCCGTGAGAACATCACGACGAACGCCCGCGTCACCGACCTCGACCTCGAAGACGGCGGGGTGAGCGAGATGACCGTCGAAGTCGCAGACGGAGAACCCGTCTCGGAGCAAGCGCAGGCCGAGGCCGCCGACGGCGGCACGGCCACCGAGACCCACGCGGTGGACGACGTGGTGGTCGCGGCGATGCCCAACGTCCTCGAAGACCTCACCGGCTACCCGTGCGAAATCGACTTCCAAGGGGCGGTCTGCGCGCTGGTGACGATGGACGAAGCGCTGACCGACACCTACTGGCTCAACGTGGCCCACGACGCTCCCTTCGGCGCGCTCATCGAACACACCAACTACATGCCGCCCGAGAACTACGGCGGCGACCACCTGCTCTACGTCGCCAGCTACATTCAGGACTACGAGGAGGACCTCTGGCAGATGGAGGAAGAGGAGGTTCGGGACTTGTGGTTGGGGCACGTCGAAGAGATGTTCCCCGACTGGGACCGCTCGCACGTCGAGGAGTTCCGACTGGCCAAGAACCCCCGCGCCGCACCGATTTACGAGCGGGGGTATCTCGACATGGTGATTCCCTACGACCTCGGCGAGGAGGTTGCGGATGGGCTGTACTATGCGGGGATGGCGAGCAGAGCGCAGTATCCCGAGCGGAGTCTGAACGGCGGTATCGTGGCGGGTTACGAGTGTGCCGACCGGATTGCGGGGCGGAAGGAAGTCGTCAGTCCGGAGTAG
- a CDS encoding NAD(P)/FAD-dependent oxidoreductase, whose translation MSESYVIIGDGIAGSSAAETIREEDPDADVSVITDEGEALYNRILIKEFAKGKLPEAPISIHEEDWYAERDIDLELNTFVTDVDPDAHEVHTHDSGTFEYDKLLVATGGTPTQLPVDNSDAEGIHHFWTFQDARKIQENASEADQGVVVGAGLLGIDLAAVCAAQDVDAKYIMRGNRWWRYGLSLDGAEIIHDALEEKGVEPVLESGVERFETDDDGRVVSTVDANGEEYDSDFVGVAIGLNFNTEYLQGTGIEEDSGIVVDEYMQTNVEDIYAAGDITRYYDTILDQYAQNGSWGSAKEQGQIAAKNMVADGEDEAFRWVSSYSITHFDFPFLSFGFPTLGDDECERKYSDTEWRRLAFKDGKLVGGVLIGDIAPQGKYKDLIRQEAEVADQKETLLEKDFDPEELAIPQEQ comes from the coding sequence ATGAGCGAGTCGTACGTGATAATCGGTGACGGAATCGCGGGCAGTTCCGCCGCGGAGACCATCCGCGAGGAAGACCCCGACGCCGACGTATCCGTCATCACAGACGAGGGTGAGGCGCTGTACAACCGCATCCTCATCAAGGAATTCGCCAAAGGAAAGCTCCCCGAAGCACCCATCTCCATCCACGAGGAAGACTGGTACGCCGAGCGGGACATCGACCTCGAACTCAACACGTTCGTGACCGACGTGGACCCCGACGCTCACGAGGTCCACACCCACGACAGCGGCACGTTCGAGTACGACAAACTGCTCGTGGCGACAGGCGGAACGCCGACTCAGCTTCCGGTGGACAACAGCGACGCCGAGGGTATCCACCACTTCTGGACGTTCCAAGACGCCCGGAAGATTCAGGAGAACGCGAGCGAGGCCGACCAAGGCGTCGTCGTCGGCGCGGGTCTGCTCGGAATCGACCTCGCGGCGGTGTGCGCGGCCCAAGACGTGGACGCCAAGTACATCATGCGTGGCAACCGCTGGTGGCGCTACGGCCTGAGCCTCGACGGTGCCGAAATCATCCACGACGCCCTCGAAGAGAAGGGTGTCGAACCCGTCCTCGAAAGCGGCGTCGAGCGATTCGAGACCGACGACGACGGCCGAGTCGTCTCGACGGTGGACGCCAACGGCGAAGAGTACGACAGCGACTTCGTCGGCGTCGCCATCGGTCTGAACTTCAACACCGAGTACCTCCAAGGCACCGGCATCGAGGAGGACAGCGGCATCGTCGTGGACGAGTACATGCAGACCAACGTCGAGGACATCTACGCTGCCGGTGACATCACCCGGTACTACGACACCATCCTCGACCAGTACGCCCAGAACGGGTCGTGGGGCAGTGCGAAAGAGCAGGGCCAAATCGCCGCGAAGAATATGGTCGCCGACGGCGAAGACGAAGCGTTCCGCTGGGTCTCGTCGTACTCCATCACCCACTTCGACTTCCCGTTCCTCAGCTTCGGGTTCCCGACGCTGGGCGACGACGAGTGCGAGCGCAAGTACAGCGACACCGAGTGGCGGCGTCTCGCGTTCAAGGACGGTAAGTTGGTCGGCGGCGTCCTCATCGGCGACATCGCCCCGCAGGGCAAGTACAAGGACCTCATCCGCCAAGAGGCCGAAGTCGCCGACCAGAAAGAGACCCTGCTGGAGAAGGACTTCGACCCCGAAGAGCTGGCGATTCCGCAGGAACAGTAG
- the gpmI gene encoding 2,3-bisphosphoglycerate-independent phosphoglycerate mutase, whose protein sequence is MKAALIILDGWGLGSEDGGRNAIEAAETPNFDRFADAGSYGTLNVTGRRVGLPEGQMGNSEVGHLNIGAGRVVRQEYTRISDAIEGGELGDNDAIDSAFEYAKDNDGRVHFMGLVSEGGVHSDQKHLYALVELAAERGVDAVTHAFTDGRDTPPQSGAGFVGELQEVIDREETGEVATVSGRYYAMDRDQNWERTRRAYDAIVNREAEYTAESAVEAVEESYERETTDEFVEPTLVEGGPALSDGDAAVFFNFRSDRARQLTRMLADIDPVWAFDTSPPEIRLVTMTEYDEEFDLPVAFPPHQPADVLGEVLAETGLTQLRIAESEKYAHVTYFLNGGREVEFEGESRKIVESPNVPTYDQQPEMSAEEVTDTAIATIEETDPDVLVLNYANPDMVGHTGDFDAAVEAVEAVDAQLGRLVETVEGAGGHVLVTADHGNADDMGTPEDPHTAHTYNLVPLVYLTPEGDDGGKRVREGGSLCDIAPTLLSLIGVEKPEAMTGENLLE, encoded by the coding sequence ATGAAGGCCGCGCTCATCATCCTCGACGGTTGGGGATTGGGAAGCGAAGACGGCGGGCGAAACGCCATCGAAGCCGCCGAGACGCCGAACTTCGACCGGTTCGCCGACGCCGGGAGCTACGGCACCCTGAACGTGACCGGGCGGCGGGTCGGCCTGCCCGAGGGACAGATGGGCAACAGCGAAGTCGGCCACCTCAACATCGGCGCGGGCCGGGTAGTCCGCCAAGAGTACACCCGCATCTCCGACGCCATCGAGGGCGGCGAGTTGGGCGACAACGACGCCATCGACTCGGCGTTCGAGTACGCGAAGGACAACGACGGTCGAGTCCACTTCATGGGTCTGGTGAGCGAGGGCGGGGTTCACTCCGACCAGAAGCACCTCTACGCCCTCGTCGAGTTGGCCGCCGAGCGAGGCGTCGATGCGGTCACGCACGCCTTCACCGACGGCCGGGACACCCCGCCCCAGAGCGGCGCGGGGTTCGTGGGCGAGTTGCAGGAGGTAATCGACCGCGAGGAAACCGGCGAGGTGGCGACCGTCTCCGGGCGCTACTACGCGATGGACCGCGACCAGAACTGGGAGCGAACCCGGCGGGCCTACGACGCCATCGTGAACCGCGAGGCCGAGTACACCGCTGAATCGGCGGTCGAGGCGGTCGAAGAGAGCTACGAGCGCGAGACCACCGACGAGTTCGTGGAACCGACGCTAGTCGAGGGCGGTCCCGCACTCTCGGACGGCGACGCCGCGGTCTTCTTCAACTTCCGGTCGGACCGCGCCCGCCAGTTGACCCGGATGCTCGCGGACATCGACCCGGTGTGGGCGTTCGACACCTCGCCGCCCGAGATTCGACTGGTCACGATGACCGAGTACGACGAGGAGTTCGACCTCCCCGTGGCTTTTCCGCCCCACCAACCCGCGGACGTTCTCGGCGAAGTCCTCGCAGAGACCGGTCTCACGCAACTGCGCATCGCCGAGTCCGAGAAGTACGCCCACGTTACCTACTTCCTGAACGGCGGGCGCGAAGTGGAGTTCGAGGGCGAGAGCCGGAAAATCGTGGAGTCGCCCAACGTCCCGACCTACGACCAGCAACCCGAGATGAGCGCCGAGGAGGTGACGGACACCGCCATCGCCACCATCGAGGAGACCGACCCGGACGTGTTGGTCCTCAACTACGCGAACCCCGACATGGTTGGCCACACCGGGGACTTCGACGCCGCGGTCGAAGCGGTCGAGGCCGTGGACGCCCAACTCGGCCGACTCGTGGAGACCGTGGAGGGCGCTGGCGGGCACGTCCTCGTCACCGCCGACCACGGCAACGCCGACGACATGGGCACGCCGGAGGACCCCCACACTGCCCACACCTACAATCTGGTTCCGCTGGTCTACCTCACCCCGGAGGGCGACGACGGCGGCAAGCGGGTCCGCGAGGGCGGGTCGCTCTGCGACATCGCGCCGACGTTGCTCTCGCTCATCGGAGTTGAGAAACCCGAAGCGATGACGGGCGAGAACCTGCTGGAGTAG
- a CDS encoding DUF5815 family protein: MAEPRVPGGRGAEIDLPCGESVYVHDLDMGMREYECACGENHAVVTDVHPPSRFVPEFLVEVLRATIDTDDDLGEFGTPHVMGVVLEEFPGEVVSENVEDDQDVGYALLWLTDFDSRRLHEIVVELVVELMEHAVSHADDDGAMAQFEDDMLDFDVTEFVEQYRRERDFSGPHDRAV, from the coding sequence ATGGCAGAACCGCGCGTTCCGGGCGGTCGGGGGGCCGAAATCGACCTCCCCTGCGGCGAGTCGGTCTACGTCCACGACCTCGACATGGGCATGCGCGAGTACGAGTGCGCGTGCGGCGAGAACCACGCGGTCGTCACCGACGTTCACCCGCCCTCGCGTTTCGTCCCCGAGTTCCTCGTGGAAGTCCTCCGGGCGACTATCGACACCGACGACGACCTCGGCGAGTTCGGCACGCCCCACGTCATGGGCGTCGTGTTGGAGGAGTTCCCCGGCGAAGTCGTCAGCGAGAACGTCGAAGACGACCAAGACGTAGGCTACGCCCTACTCTGGTTGACCGACTTCGACTCGCGTCGCCTCCACGAAATCGTGGTCGAACTCGTCGTGGAACTGATGGAACACGCCGTGAGTCACGCCGACGACGACGGCGCGATGGCCCAGTTCGAAGACGACATGCTCGACTTCGACGTGACGGAGTTCGTAGAGCAGTACCGCCGCGAACGGGACTTCTCCGGTCCCCACGACCGAGCGGTGTAG
- a CDS encoding Lrp/AsnC family transcriptional regulator, whose product MDELDREILSILRRDARKPYTEIAETVGTSEGTVRNRVERMTDEGVIERFTVATRTGNVKAMIELDVAVDVNTSDLGERVADWEQVDFVWQVSGEEDIVLVVDAADTQSVNQLITRARELEEVVNTKTRLILDEKLG is encoded by the coding sequence ATGGACGAACTGGACCGCGAAATCCTGAGCATCTTGCGCCGAGACGCCCGAAAACCGTACACCGAAATCGCCGAGACGGTCGGCACCTCGGAGGGAACCGTCCGCAACCGCGTCGAGCGAATGACCGACGAGGGAGTCATCGAACGCTTCACCGTCGCCACTCGGACCGGCAACGTGAAGGCGATGATAGAACTCGACGTGGCGGTGGACGTGAACACCTCGGACCTCGGCGAGCGAGTCGCCGACTGGGAACAGGTGGACTTCGTGTGGCAGGTCTCGGGCGAGGAGGACATCGTGCTGGTCGTGGACGCGGCGGATACCCAAAGCGTGAACCAACTGATTACGAGAGCGCGCGAGTTGGAGGAAGTCGTGAACACCAAGACCCGACTGATTCTGGACGAGAAACTCGGGTAG